One Urechidicola croceus genomic window, CAATTGCAAGAGCATTGGCAACCAACCCAAAAGTTGTTTTGGCGGATGAACCTACAGGAGCATTAGATTCTACAACTACTGATTCTGTTATGGATTTATTAAAAGATATTAATGACAGTGGAATGACTGTATTTGTAATTACCCATGAAGAAGAAGTAGCTGAACAAACAGATAGAGTTGTAAGATTGAAAGATGGTAAAATCATCAGTGATGAACTAACCGAAAAAGGTAAAAAAAGATTGAATTATGTTTGATATTGATCGTTGGAGAGAAATATTTGAATCAATCAACAAGAATAAGTTGAGAACTGTTCTAGGTGCATTTACTGTAGCCTTGGGAATTTTTATTTTCACGGTACTTTTTGGAATGGGTAATGGATTAAAAAATACATTTAACTCTTTTTTTATTGATGATGCGCAGAATATGATTTTTATTAGACCTGGATATACTTCAATGGCTCATAAAGGGTTCAAAGAGAATAGAAGAATTCAATTTAAAAATGAAGATTTAGAGTTACTTAAAAAAGAGTTTGGAAGTAAAATTGAATATATCTCGGCAAGATTTTACAACGGAGTTACAGCAAGAAATAAAAAAGAATCTGGAGTTTATACAGTTAGAGCAGTACATCCTGATCATCAATATTTAGAAAATACTATTATTACTGAAGGACGATTTATAGATGGTAACGATATAATTAATAGAACAAGGTATATAGTAATAGGGCGATTAGTTGAGCAAGATTTATTTAAAAATCAAACGGCGCTTGGTAAATTTTTGAATTTAAACGGTATAATGTATAAAGTTGTAGGCGTTTTTAGAGATGAAGGAGGTGATCAAGAAGAGAGAAATATTTATGCACCAGTTACAACTTTACAAGGAATTTATAAAGGAACTGATCATATACACCAAATAGCATTGTCATACAATTTGGCTATTGGTGTAGATGGTGCAAGAAGGTTGGCAAGGGATATTGAATCAACTTTAAAAGAAAAACATTTTATTGCTAAAGAAGATAGAAGCGGAATAAGAGTCCGTTCAGCATTTGAAGATGTTGCTCAAAATATGGCATTTGCCAACATGTTACAGTTGATTGTATTGTGGATAGGTATTGGAACTTTGTTTGCAGGAGCAATTGCCATCGGTAATATTATGGTATTTGTTGTTAAAGAAAGAACCAAAGAACTTGGTATAAGAAAAGCACTTGGTGCAAAACCTGGATCTATAGTAGGTTTGATCTTGCAAGAGTCAATATTTATTACAGCAGTTGCAGGGTATGTAGGAATTATTTTTGCAATTTTTACGCTTAATAGTATTGGTGATAAGTTAGAAGATTATTTTATTACTGATCCTCAGGTAAATAAAAGTACTATAATTTGGGCTACAATTATTTTGATTCTTGTAGGAGCAATTGCTGGTTTTATTCCAGCAAGAAGAGCCGCAAAAATTAAACCAGTTGAAGCATTAGCAGAAGATTAAAAACCAAACTAAATGAAATTTATTTTTGATAAAGATTCGTGGCAAGAAATTTTCGGTTCTATCCGAAAAAGTAAATTACGTACAGCAATTACTGTTTTAGGAGTACTGTGGGGAATCTTTTTGTTTATTACATTATTAGGAGCAACTCGAGGTATGGAAAATGGTTTTGACAGAGAGTTTGGAAATATGGCAACTAATAGTATCTTTTTGTGGGGAGAAAGAACTTCAATACCCTACAAAGGTTTTCAAAGAGGAAAGTATATGCAGTTGAAAATTCAAGATGTTGATGAATTAAAAAAGAAAATTCCAGAAATTCAATTTGTTGCACCAAGAACACAACAAGGAGTATTTGGTGGTTCAGGAGCATTAGTTAAAAGAAGTACAAATAGTAAAAATTATAAAGTTTTTGGAGATTATCCAATCATTGATGAAGTGAGTAAAGTAAAATTACTTGAAGGTCGATTTTTAAATATGACAGATATCAATGAATCAAAGAAAGTTTGTATAATTGGAGAAAAAATTGTTGATGAACTTTATGAAAAGGATGATGAGAAGGTTGGGAGTTTTATAGAAATAAATGGTAGCTTTTTTCAAGTAGTAGGTGTTTATAAGGAAAACTCAAGTTCGTTTTTTGAGCAAGATGATTCAATTTATATGCCATTTACAACTTTTAGAAAAATGTATAACCTTGGTGATAATATTGGTTGGATGGTAATTTCGGCATATAAAGATGCTGATATAGTTAAAGTAGAAGAAGAGGTAAAATCAATTTTAAGATTAAGGCATAGTGTACACCCAGATGATGATAGAGCCTTTGGATCAGCCAATTTGGGTGAAATGTTTGGTAAACTGATGGGTTTTGTAACTGGTATGCAATTTTTAACTTGGTTTGTTGGTATATCTACATTGCTAGCAGGAGTTATTGCAATAGGTAGTATTTTATTGATTACCGTTAAGGAACGAACTAAAGAAATAGGAGTAAGAAGAGCAATTGGAGCGACGCCAAGTAAAATTAGAGGACAAATAGTCTTAGAATCAGTATTTTTAACAACTATTGCAGGTGCTTTAGGAATTATTTTTGCAGGATTTGTTTTATGGTTCTTAAATTCACAATTTGGTGAAAATGCAAGTGATTTTCCTTTCACCAACCCAACAGTAAATATACCTATTGCTTTAGGAGCAGTAGCAGCATTAGTAATATTTGGCTCATTAATAGGAATGATTCCAGCACAAAGAGCAGTAAGTATAAGACCCATAGAGGCCTTAAGAGAAGAATAAAAACAATTAAACCAACGAATAAATTATTTCAAATGAAAAAAACAATTTTATTTTCAATTATAGGATTAGCATTAGTGGCTGTTTTAATATGGTTCGGAAAAATGAATAAAAAAGCTCCTGAAACTTATGAAACAGAAAAGCCATTTAAAACGACTATAATTAAGAAAACAGTTGCAACAGGAAAAGTCACTCCGCTTGAAGAAGTTGAAATTAAACCTCAAATTTCTGGAATTATCGATAAAATTCTTTTAGAAGAAGGTGATAAGGTTAAAAAAGGAGATTTAATAGCAACAGTTAGAGTTGTTCCAAATGAGCAATCTTTAACAAGCGCTAGAGGTAGGGTAAGTAATTTGCAATTGTCATTAAATAATTCTAAAGTTGTTTATGATCGAAATAAATCTTTATTTGATAAAGGGGTTATTGCACGTCAAGAGTTTGAAAATGCTGAATTAGCGTATAATCAAGCTTTGCAAAATTTAAGAAACGCTCAAAACGATTATCAAATAATTAAAAAAGGTTCTGCAAGTGGCTCTGGTGGTTCATCAAATACCAATATTAGAGCTACAGCTAGTGGTACAATTCTTGAAATTCCTGTTGAAGAAGGTGATCAAGTTATTGAGTCTAATAATTTCAATGCAGGAACTAGTATAGCATCTATTGCCGATATGTCTAAAATGATTTTTGAAGGTCAAGTTGACGAAGCAGAAGTTGGAAAAATTAAAGTTAATACAGATTTAGAAATTGCTATAGGTGCAATTGATGATATTAAATTTCCAGCAAAATTAAATTTTATCGCACCAAAAGGTACGGAAGAAAGTGGAACTGTTCAATTTACCATAAAGGCTAATGTAACTTTAGAAGATGATTATTTTTTAAGAGCAGGTTATAGTGCTAATGCTGAGATTATTTTAGAACAAAAAGATAGTGTAATGTCAATTAAAGAGTCTGTTATGCAATTTGATAAAACGACTGAAAAACCATACGTAGAGGTGCTTGTGGGAGATCAGCAATTTGAAAGACGAGATATAGAAATTGGAATTTCTGACGGTGTAAATGTAGAAGTTATTTCTGGTGTTACGAGTGAAGATGATATCAAAATTTGGAATAAAAAAGCAACTAAAGATACAACAGACGAAAATAATAATGATTAAAACAGTTTAGGTTAGTAATTGGTTTTAATTATAAAAAAACTCCCAAATTATATAAATTTGGGAGTTTTTAGT contains:
- a CDS encoding ABC transporter permease, which encodes MFDIDRWREIFESINKNKLRTVLGAFTVALGIFIFTVLFGMGNGLKNTFNSFFIDDAQNMIFIRPGYTSMAHKGFKENRRIQFKNEDLELLKKEFGSKIEYISARFYNGVTARNKKESGVYTVRAVHPDHQYLENTIITEGRFIDGNDIINRTRYIVIGRLVEQDLFKNQTALGKFLNLNGIMYKVVGVFRDEGGDQEERNIYAPVTTLQGIYKGTDHIHQIALSYNLAIGVDGARRLARDIESTLKEKHFIAKEDRSGIRVRSAFEDVAQNMAFANMLQLIVLWIGIGTLFAGAIAIGNIMVFVVKERTKELGIRKALGAKPGSIVGLILQESIFITAVAGYVGIIFAIFTLNSIGDKLEDYFITDPQVNKSTIIWATIILILVGAIAGFIPARRAAKIKPVEALAED
- a CDS encoding ABC transporter permease, encoding MKFIFDKDSWQEIFGSIRKSKLRTAITVLGVLWGIFLFITLLGATRGMENGFDREFGNMATNSIFLWGERTSIPYKGFQRGKYMQLKIQDVDELKKKIPEIQFVAPRTQQGVFGGSGALVKRSTNSKNYKVFGDYPIIDEVSKVKLLEGRFLNMTDINESKKVCIIGEKIVDELYEKDDEKVGSFIEINGSFFQVVGVYKENSSSFFEQDDSIYMPFTTFRKMYNLGDNIGWMVISAYKDADIVKVEEEVKSILRLRHSVHPDDDRAFGSANLGEMFGKLMGFVTGMQFLTWFVGISTLLAGVIAIGSILLITVKERTKEIGVRRAIGATPSKIRGQIVLESVFLTTIAGALGIIFAGFVLWFLNSQFGENASDFPFTNPTVNIPIALGAVAALVIFGSLIGMIPAQRAVSIRPIEALREE
- a CDS encoding efflux RND transporter periplasmic adaptor subunit produces the protein MKKTILFSIIGLALVAVLIWFGKMNKKAPETYETEKPFKTTIIKKTVATGKVTPLEEVEIKPQISGIIDKILLEEGDKVKKGDLIATVRVVPNEQSLTSARGRVSNLQLSLNNSKVVYDRNKSLFDKGVIARQEFENAELAYNQALQNLRNAQNDYQIIKKGSASGSGGSSNTNIRATASGTILEIPVEEGDQVIESNNFNAGTSIASIADMSKMIFEGQVDEAEVGKIKVNTDLEIAIGAIDDIKFPAKLNFIAPKGTEESGTVQFTIKANVTLEDDYFLRAGYSANAEIILEQKDSVMSIKESVMQFDKTTEKPYVEVLVGDQQFERRDIEIGISDGVNVEVISGVTSEDDIKIWNKKATKDTTDENNND